The following DNA comes from Reinekea thalattae.
TCGGGCAGATCAGTATCGTTCACCCTTTGCAGAACAAGGCTTTGTTGCCATATCGTCATTCACGCCAGAAGGTAGCGCTATAGAAGCTGAGTCAGCCTTGAGGCAAGTTGATATTACACATCAAAATCATATGGCTGGCTTTACTCTCGATCAATTGGTGCTGGTGGGGACTCTATCTGGCTTGGCCGATGATGACTATTGGGTGTTGATTCAGGATCCAAACGGCGAAGTGCATCGACTTGGTGTAGCAGACTACATCGGTGCCGAGTCCGCTAAAATCGACACGATAGGTCGATCAAAAATCGAACTGTTGGTGCAGGTTGTAGCGAATGACGGAAAAATCATTGAGCAGACAAAGGTTATGCGACTTAATAGTCAAAATGCTAGACTTGAATAATAATAGACACAATAGTCGAACGGAGACGTGAACCGAATGAAATATGGGGTTATTTTTTTAATCTGCTGGTTGGCCGCAACGGTTCAGTCTGCCAATTTAATTGAACTCGAAGTAAAGCCGCTGACTACGGACCATACGCAAATCGTGTTGCATTTTGATGCTGCGGCACCCAAGCCTGTTGGTTACAGCATTCAGCAGCCAGCGCGCATATCGCTAGACTTTATGGGGGCCGCCAGTCAGCTGGACTCCAAATACATTCAATTGGGTCTAGGTAATACACGCACAGCTACCGTATTGGATACGGGCGATAGAATTCGTGTGGTCTTTGGCTTGGCTAAATTGGTGCCATACGTTTGGCGAGTCAACGGCAATGAGCTGTCCGTTTATATCGGTGAAGGTGTCGAGTCGATGGTGTTTAACGGCGAACCGGCATCATCGCCGCAGAGTTCTGCGAGTCCAGTGCCTGCGGTTAGTTATCGGCAAGTCGGTAGTCCCGTGGGGGCTGATGCAGCGACACCTGAGCAGCCTGCTTATCGCTTAACCAATGTTGATTTTGATAAAACCGATGAGGGCGCTGGCCAGCTAGCGCTGCAGTTTTCTGCGGCTAACGCCAGTATCGCGGTCTATGAGCAGCAAGGCGATATCGTGGTTCGCGCCGAAAATACTCAGGTCGATAATGAGCTGTTGCGTAACCTAGATGTTTCTGGCTTTGCTACCGCGGTGAGCTCTATTCGCTTATTTAATCAGGGTAATGATGCATACATTCATATCACGCCTGAGGGTTTACATGATTACCTTGCCTATCAAAAACAAGATCAGCTAGTGATCGAAGTTACCACACTCAGTGAAGAGCAATCGAAAGATGCTTACCTCTACTCGGGTGAAAAAATATCGCTTAACTTCCAAGATATTGGAACCAGAGATGCATTACAGATTCTGGCAAACTATGTCGGTTTTAATTTGGTGGTGTCCGATTCTGTCGATGGCTCAATGACATTGCGCTTGGATGATGTTCCTTGGGATCACGCATTAGACTTGGTGCTGAAATCTAATGGCTTGACTAGCCGGCTTTCTGGCAATATTTTGCAAGTAGCAACCACGGCTGAATTTTCAGCTCAGGATGCGCTGGAGCTATTAGCCAAAGAACAAGAAATAGAATTGGCGGTGCTGCAAACTGAGTACATCCAAATTAATTATGCAAAAGCTGAGGATATTGCTGAAATTTTGATCGAAGGCAGTTCACAAGAAACCACCGTCAGTGATGGTGCTTTAACGACAGCAACGAGTATTTCAATTGCTAATGGATTTTTATCCAGCCGTGGTAATGTTGTTGTTGATGAACGTACTAATACCTTGGTGATTACCGACACACAAACCAATTTACAGGGTATTCGTCAGGCGATTGCTGTGTTTGATGTGCCGATTCGTCAGGTACTGATTGAGGCGCGAATCGTGTTGGCGCGCACTTCGGTAGATGAAGGCTTAGGTGTTCGTTGGGGTGGGCAGGCGTATCAGAATATTGGCTCTGGCAACATACATGCCTCTGGATCTTTAGCGCAAAATGAATTGGCGGTAAATAATAATGGTGGCTCATTAAGCTTCGACGATATGCTCGCCGTCAACCTACCCGTGGATAATAATACCGGCTCGTTTGCGATCGGTTACACTCAGGGCGTATTTGATTTGGAACTTGAAATCTCGGCCTTAGAATCAACCGGCATGGTCGACGTGGTATCGCAACCAAAAGTCATTACTCAAGATGGCCAACAAGCACGGATTTTTTCTGGTCAGAATGTGCCTATTTTGGGTGAACTGGTTGAGGCGGGTTTAAAGTTGGAAGTTACGCCGCAAATTACGCCGGATGATCGTGTGGTTTTAAATCTCATTGTTAATCAAGATTCGGTTTCTACCACCACAGGCACCGGTTTAACGGCTATTGATACCAATAGTTTATCGACACAAGTTCAGGTGAAAAGTGGTGAGACTCTAGTGCTTGGTGGCGTGTATCGGTTAGCAACCAGCTATACCGAAGATAAAACGCCAGTGTTAGGTGATTTACCAATGATTGGATGGATGTTTCGCCGCGAGACAACCTCGGATGATAAATCAGAATTACTGGTGTTTATAACACCAACATTAATTGAAGAAGGCGCAGTTGTTCAATAATGAAACTCAAGCAACATATAGTTTTAATTGGCCCAATGGGAGCCGGTAAAAGTACCATTGGGCGGTTTTTATCTGAGCAGATGTCTTGTCAATTTACCGATATCGATAAGGTTATAGAACAGCAGGCTGGCGCATCGATACCTTGGATTTTTGAAATCGAAGGTGAGCAAAAATTTCGCGAACGTGAAACCACAGCTTTACGTCACGTTATTGCCGATCAGCCCAGCGTTATTGCAACGGGTGGTGGTTGCGTGATGAGCGCCGAAAACCAACATATCCTTAATAGTCAGGCAGTGACTATCTATTTAGTTACCTCTATTGAGCAGCAGCTAGAGCGAACCGCAAAAGATAAAAATAGGCCTTTACTGCAAACGGATGACCCAAAAAAAGTACTCGAAGAATTAGCCAATAAACGCAACCCCGTTTATGAGTCGTTGGCAGATATATCGGTTACAACCAATTCAAAACCGCCAAAGGTGGTTGCACAAGAAATTTTAACTAGGTTACAAAGTAGATATGATGAAAACCCTTCACGTTGATTTAGCCGAGCGCAGTTATCCCATCTATATTGGCGAATGCTTAAGTCATGAATCGCTAATTTTAGAAACGCTGAGTCATCAGGAAATCGTCATTGTTACCAATGAAACAGTGGCGCCGCTTTATTTAGATGTCATCAAACGACCGCTGGTTAACGCTGGAAAAAAAGTCGCTCAGGTTATTTTGCCAGACGGTGAAAAATACAAAACACTCGATACCGTTAATAAAATCTTTGATGTGCTATTGGCTGAAAATTTCAGCCGCCATGTTGCGTTGGTCGCTCTCGGTGGTGGTGTCATCGGTGACATGACCGGCTTTGCTGCGGCAGCTTATCAGCGAGGCGTCGACTTTGTTCAAATACCGACCACGTTGTTGTCTCAAGTGGATTCGTCGGTAGGCGGAAAGACAGGCGTGAATCATCCGTTGGGCAAAAATATGATCGGTGCCTTCAAGCAACCATTGGCGGTATTGATCGATCCATCGACGTTAAAAACCCTACCTGAAAAAGAGTTTTCTGCAGGCTTTGCTGAAGTTATTAAACACGGTGTTATCCAGTCGGCAGAATACTTTGAATTCTTGGAGCAAAATTTATCCACTATCTTTAACCTAGATCTTACTGTTTTGGCAGAAGTGATCGCTGGCTCCTGTGAGATTAAACGTAAGGTTATTGAGCAGGATGAAACTGAACAAAATATTCGAGCAATTCTGAATTTAGGGCATACCTTTGGTCATGCCATCGAAACGACCATGGGCTATGGCAATTGGTTGCACGGCCAAGCGGTGGCCGCTGGTGTTATTATGGCTGCTGATCTATCTGCTCGTTTAGGACGTATAGACTCGGCATTGGTGCAACGTATTGTCGCACTAACGCAAGCATCGGGCTTACCTGTTAACTGCCCCTCAGAAATGACGCCTGATAGTTTTTTAGCAGCCATGTATCGTGATAAAAAGGTTCAGTCAGGAACCTTACGCTTGGTATTGATTAACTCGTTAGGCAGTGCAGAGGTGACCGATCAGTTTGATTCGGCGCTTTTAGGTGAAACGCTTGAACACTTTTGTCAGCAAGCAAAAGCCAGTTAATGTTATTTGTTGAGACCTAATAAATGAACAGATCGCGAAAAATAAGGGAGGTGTGTTGTGGATTTAACTGAACAGTCTGATCGTATGCAGCAGCATTATAATTTACGCCACGACCCATTTGGCCCCCTAGTTGACGCGCTTGTTTTTAGCGGTGCCGGTGGCAGGTACGATGTTGCTGAAACCGTTCGACATTTGCTTTCTTATAGCCCGCAAGAAATTTTACTCTACGGTGCATCCGGGAGCGGTAAGCGTACTCTTGCGCAAAATGTATTAAGAAAATTAGACGATGATTGGCGGGTTGCTTGGGTCGATGGTATCGATACCGAAACAGTACACGCCTTAGTCAAAGAAATTATTGGCCAGCTTGGGCTTGGCTTACGTGGTGATCAAGACCCTGAAGCCCTGTTGCCGCAAATTGCTCAGCAGGCATCTGCGCGTGCTCAGTCGGATGAAATGTTTGTCATCGTTGTGCAGTTTGCCGATCATCTTTCCGCAGAAGTGACTCAAGCTTTATTAGAGTTGCGTGATCTTTGTGCCGATAGCGAGTTTCGAATCCGCCAGCTTTGGTTGGCTGAATCTTTAACGTCCTTTCCTGATGGCGTAAACGAAGACGACTTTTATATTTATGAGCTGGCACCGCTCGATGATGACGATGCCGCGCAGTATTTAAAAGATAGGCTAGTAGCTGCCGGTGGCGTTGATACCTTCCCATTTACAAATAAAGACGTTGCTCGATTAAATCAAATGTCAGCGGGGTTGCCTGCAGCGCTGAATGATATTGCTCGTGATTTTTTAATTGGCACGACATTCAAAGCATCAGAAAAAAAACGTTCTTTCCCGATTACTCATATCATCGCAGGTGTTGCTGCGCTTTGCTTGGTCGTTATCGCGGTACTTTATAATGCCAGTATCAGTGGCTTAGATGCTGAGTCTGAGCAAGTTGAGTTGGCAGATCAAGGCGAAGTGGTCGGCTTGTCGACAATAGAAGAAAAGCTCGCTAATGCTGTTGCCAATGTTGAGTCAAAACAGTCGCCAACAGAGGCCGAGCCTGCCGATCAAATGCAAGAAGACGATGCTCAAAGCACCGTTGCCGAAGATTCCGGCACTGTTGCTCCTAGTGTTTCTGTTCCAGAGGTTTCTGCTGCTACCGATTCGGTTGCGGCGACGAACAATGCAAGCGAGGCGCAAGCAGAGGTTAGTCAGCGCTTGGTTGATGTTGCAACGGATAGCGAATACACCTTGCAGCTGATTGGCGTTCGTAATGCCGAGCAGCTAAACACCATTAAAGAAGGTTTAGCAAACAGTGAGCGCTACGATATTGTCGCTACTCGCTATAAGGGTGAGCCTTGGTATATTTTGATTCATGGTCGCTACCCGTCGACGACAGCCGCTAAAGCTGACATAGCAACGCTGCCAGAGCCGTTCCGTTCAAGTCAGCCGTGGGCACGTTCGTTTCGATCAATTAGAGCCGACTTACTCTAAGTTAGGTATTTATAGCCAGCGTTTAGATGTTTATAGCGAGTTAGGCGGTTATAGAGATAGCTCTAAATGTTTGCAGAGCTCATCGATGTGTTGATCGAATTGCCGTTTAAACCGCTGCGTGCTTGCCACTGCAGTGGCGGCCTGTTCGGTTAGTGGGTTGGTAAAACGTATCCGCTTGGCGACACCCTGAAGCGCCTTTTCGATACCTTGTGGCGAGCGGTAGGCTATAAACCAATTATAATTTCGCATCGTTTCTATTGTTTGGGTCAGTCGTATCGGTAACGCCATTTCATTAAATTCGGATAGTTGCTGGTAGCTGTTGTGTGCAAATTGCTCAAGCGTTAGTGAGCTGTAGCTCTGCCAGTGCAGAGCGATGTGATGATCGAGTAGCATGTCGATAACAACCGGCGTGGTTTTACGAAATGTCGGTCGTAAATAGTCTCGCACAGGTGTGAGAGTTGGGCTGGTATCGGTTAGTTGGTCGATAAGCTGATGGCGATCAAAGTGTTGCAAAAATAGAGTGGAGCACTGTTCAGCCTCCGGTCGTTTCGCAAAGTCGGGCCAAAGACTGCCCATCAAGGCTGACGGCGTTTGTACAGATAGTAGGCAGTGCCCCAAATAATTCATATCCAACTAAATTCCGTCGTAAGCCAATAAATCAATCAGTATACTGAATACTCAGTATTTTTAGGTAAAGAATGTGACCAAGCTAGAGAACGATCGTTTTTTAAGAGCGCTACTTAAGCAACCCGTTGATAGAACGCCGATTTGGATGATGCGGCAAGCAGGTCGCTATCTACCTGAGTATCGAGAATCCCGAGCTAAGGCTGGCGACTTCCTCAGCCTATGCAAAAACGCCGACTTTGCCTGCGAAGTGACTATGCAGCCGCTGGAGCGGTTTCCGCTCGATGCTGCCATCCTATTCTCTGATATATTGACCATTCCTGATGCCATGGGTTTAGGCCTTTATTTTGAAACCGGTGAAGGGCCAAAGTTTAAGCGCACTGTCCGTTCACAGCAGGATTTCGACCAGCTCATTATTCCTAAAGTTGAGGATGACTTGGGTTATGTCATGAAGGCGATATCGACCATTCGCCATGAGCTTAACGGCAAAGTGCCACTTATCGGTTTTAGTGGTAGCCCTTGGACCTTGGCGACCTACATGATTGAAGGTGGCAGCAGCAAGGACTTCCGGCATAGCAAGGCGATGCTTTATGACACGCCTGAATTAATGCATCAGTTGCTCGATCGATTAGCAGATGTCGTTATCGAATACCTTAATGCGCAAATCGCAGCTGGGGCGCAGGCGGTGCAGATTTTTGATTCTTGGGGTGGCGCGCTGAGTCATCGTGCGTACCAAGAGTTTTCTCTAAAGTACATGTCGAAAATTGTTGCGGGTTTGAATCGCCAAGCTGAAGGCCGCACGGTGCCGGTTATTTTATTCAGTAAGGGTGGCGGCCAATGGCTGCAATCGATGGCTTCGGTTGGTGCCGATGCGTTAGGGCTCGACTGGACGACATCGCTACGCGATGCACGTGCACTGGTCGGCGATCGAGTGGCTTTACAGGGGAATATGGACCCAAGCGTGCTTTATGCTAAGCCTGAGCGAATCCGTGAAGAGGTCGCTTGCATCCTCGAAGAATACGGTCGCGGCTCTGGTCATGTGTTTAATTTAGGTCATGGTATTCATCAGTTTGTCGACCCTGATCACGCTAAAGCATTTATTGATGCTGTTGTTGAGTTGTCGCCTCATTATCATCTTGATGACTAATGTTGTAGGTTGTGCTGGAACCTGAGACACTAGAGGGCAACATACGGCAAATGCAAAATATTAGCTTTAATTGATTGATTTTTAACAGGTTTTTCCATGTCTGAACAAAGTGCTGATTTTACTGAATCACTATCGCTGAGTGAGTTTACCGAAAAAGCGTATCTGGATTACTCCATGTACGTCATCTTGGACCGAGCCTTGCCGCATGTGGGCGATGGTCTAAAGCCGGTACAGCGACGCATTATTTATGCGATGAGCGAGTTGGGTTTACGTAATTCGGCAAAGCATAAAAAGTCGGCGCGTACCGTCGGTGATGTGCTTGGTAAATACCATCCGCATGGTGACAGTGCCTGTTATGAAGCCATGGTATTGATGGCTCAGCCGTTTTCCTATCGTTACCCAATGGTTGATGGCCAGGGTAACTGGGGCTCGCCAGACGATCCTAAATCGTTTGCTGCAATGCGATATACCGAATCTCGGCTGCATAAAAATGCGCAGCTGTTATTAGAAGAGTTGGGTCAAGGCACAGTCGACTGGGTGCCCAATTTTGATGGCAGTCTAAATGAACCAACGGTGTTGCCTGCGCGCCTGCCGCATGTGCTATTAAATGGCACCACCGGTATTGCTGTCGGTATGGCGACCGACATTCCTCCGCATAATTTAAAAGAAGTTGCTGCCGCCTGTATTCATCTGATTGATCAGCCGGATGCTTCTGTTGCCGATCTGATGATGCATGTTCGTGGTCCAGATTATGCGACCGGTGCTGAATTAATCACGCCAAAAGCAGAGTTGCAAAAAGTCTATGAAACCGGCCGTGGCTCGGTTCGCTTGCGTGCTAAATACATGAAAGAAGGTAGCGATATCGTTATTACTGAGCTGCCTCACCAAGTTTCTGGCGCAAAAATACTTGAGCAAATTGCAGCTCAAATGCAGGCTAAGAAGCTGCCGATGGTTGCGGATTTGCGTGACGAGTCAGACCATGAAAATCCGACTCGCTTGGTCATTGAGCCGCGCAGCAATCGCGTCGATGCCGAATCCTTAATGAACCACCTGTTTGCCACCACCGACCTTGAAAAAACCGCTCGGGTAAACCTCAACGTTATCGGTATTGATGGCAGCCCGAAAGTAAAATCCTTGGCTGACATTTTAACTGAGTGGTTGGTCTTTAGAACAGAAACGGTACGTCGCCGATTACAGCATCGCCTAGATAAGGTGAATGCTCGACTGCATATTTTAGATGGCTTATTGATTGCCTATCTGAACATCGATGAAGTGATCGAGATTATTCGTACCGAGGACGAACCTAAAGTCGAGCTAATGTCTCGTTTTGGTCTGACCGATATTCAAGCAGAATCGATTTTAGAAATTAAATTACGTCAGCTTGCTAAGCTAGAAGAAATTAAAATTCGTGGCGAGCAAGATGATTTATCTGCCGAGCGCGATAAGTTAGAAAAAATTCTCGCCTCTAAAGCTCGAATGAAGACATTGATTAAAAAAGAAATTTTGGCCGATGCCGAAACCTATGGCGATGACCGTCGTACAGCGCTGGTTAGTCGTAGTGAAGCTACTGCCTTTAGTGAGTCGGATATTCTACCTTCTGAAGCAGTCAGCGTTATTTTGTCGGAGCGAGGTTGGATTCGCTCAGCCAAAGGCCACGAAATCGACCCCGTAGGTTTGAGCTATAAGTCGGGTGATGGTTTTGCCTATATGGCGAAAGGTAAGAGCAATGAAGCCACCGTTCTAATTGATTCCACTGGCCGTTCTTACTCGCTGGCAACCCACACCTTGCCATCGGCTCGAGGCCAAGGTGAGCCTTTAACAACTCGGTTAAATTTACAGCCAGCATCAACTATTAAGGGTTTGTTGTTGGGCCAAGCTGAAGAAAAATATTTGCTTTGCTCCGATGCTGGCTATGGCTTTGTTGCCAAGCTCTCAGACATGGTGAGTAAAAATAAAGCCGGTAAAGCACTGCTTAACCTACCTAAAAATGCACAGGTGTTATCGCCTGAGCCGGTAGCGCAGTTTGCCACCGATTACTTAGCTGCCGTGACCAATGAAGGTCGCTTATTGGTCTTCCCATTGCGAGATTTACCAGAGCTGGCCAAAGGCAAAGGCAATAAAATTATCAATATTCCAGCGTCGAGAGCCTCAAATGGCGAGGAGCTTATGGTTTCTGTTGCTGTGTTAGGTGCGCAAGAAACTCTGTTGGTTTATTCCGGTAAGCGTAAGTTGAAATTAACCGGTGCTGATTTAGAGCATTATCAAGGAGAGCGAGGTCGACGTGGTAACAAGTTGCCTCGTGGTTTCCAAAACGTATCTGGCTTAGGGGTAGAACGAAAGTCATAGGGCCGTAGGCTAGCTGTTTAATAGCTTTCCTATATCAATCTAAACCTGAATTATTTTGTAGGCGTTTTTTCAGTGAATGCTCGTCAACTGCTGTTTGTTTTAGTTTTTATAGCGTTACTATTGTTGGCCGGTTCGGTTACTTTGGGCGTAAAACAAAGTCGAGTTTTTGCTCAGACTAACGAACTTATTGTCGCCTATGAATCGCTGATGCAATGGCAGAAGCATGCCGAACAGCGGCCAGCTAAAGAATCGGTATTAAATCGCTATGCACAGCAAATTATTAATAACTTGCCTGAGCTAGTCGGCAATACGGATCAGCCAGTTAGTGAACTAACACAGTACTTGTTCGACTATAGTGCAAGCCCTAATCAGCCAGCATCGGTTGATGTTTTTCAATCTGATATTCTTGAGTCAGCGATTCTCTGGGAATTGCTCGACTGCCATCAACAGCAAACTCGGCTGGCTCATCTAGCAAACTATATCAGCGTTGGACTGGGCTTTACGCTATTAGGTTTGGGTCTTAACGCCTACTTTATGGGGCGTCGCTCAAAGGATTATCGCTTAGCGCCTTTTTTGGAAGACAACCCCAATCCTGTTTTCGGTTTGAACTTTAACGGTAAAATCATCTACAGCAATGTTGCCGCCAATAAGGCGCTACAGCAATTATTGCCCTACTCAGACGATGTCTCCATGTTGTTGCCTGACGACTATGGCATGCTGCTTAATAAACTGAAATCCGAACAGCAAACCACGGCAGTGTGGAATCGTGAGCTGAAAGATCGGCTGTATAAGTTTAGCGTTCACCTGATGCCTAATTATGGTCGTATTCATATTTATGGTGAAGACGTTACCGAACAAGAAAAAATCCGTGCTCATAATCATTTCTTAGCGTTTCATGACCCGATTTGCGAATTGGCGAATCGACAAAAATACGAACAGTTGGTGAATGATCTGCACGATGAGTCGCTTGATATTACATTGGTCATGACTCGCGTAATCGGCACCTCGGCCTTGTTATCTAACCAAGGCTTATTGGTTGTTGATCAATTTGTTAAAGATTTGTCTGCACGTTTAACCAGAGCATATCGCGCAGTCGACAGCTTTGGTGAGCGTCGCGCTGAAGTAATCCGATTTGATAACAGCCTTTTTGGCTGTCTTTACTTTGGTCGCTTAACAGAACGCCAATGCCGCTACTTGACTAGCCTGCTTGAGCAATGCGGTGAAGCTCCCTATGTGTCAGGTAATAGAGAACATTACTTCAAGATTAAAAGCGGTGCGGTCTGTGAAAAATCCTCGCGCAGTGCTCAGTTTGTCATGCAAAAAGCCAACATCGCATTAGATTCACTACGTGATCCTGAACAAAGTTTTCTGCTGTTTGATGAATCGATTGAAGCTGAAATGCGAGAGTCTGAGCGTGTTCATAATGCCCTCAGGCATGCCGTGCAATTGGATGAGCTAGCCATGGTTTATCAGCCGCAGCAAGATTTAAGAACCGGCTCGTTGGTTGGCTTTGAAGCCTTAATGCGTTGGAATAACCATGGCAAAAATGTACCGCCAGATGTCTTTATTCCTTTGGCCGAAAAAACCGGCTTAATTCATGGCATTGGTAATTGGGCAATGCGTGAAGTTTTAAGGCAAAGCATTGACTGGCAAAACCAGCCGGCAATTAAACTTAAGCAAATTGCCTTTAATGTCTCGGCGCAAGAATTTAGCCGACAAGACTTTATTGAGTCTATCGAGGTCGCACTTGCTGACTACCCTGCAACGCCGGATACCATTCAAATCGAGTTAACCGAAAGCCTGTTAATCGATGATGAACAGGCGGCGATCGAGAAGTTACACACCTTGAAAGAACTTGGCTTTACCGTTGCTATTGATGATTTCGGTACGGGTTATTCTTCATTTAGTTACTTGTCTCGCTTCCCTATCGATAAGTTAAAAATTGATCGTTCTTTTATTACCAATATGGCCAATGGCGAGCGCGATATCGCAATTGTGGCGGCAATGATCAATGTAGCGCATCGACTAGGTATTGGTGTTATCGCAGAAGGAGTGGAAACTCTGGAACAACGAGATATTCTATTGAGTATGGAATGCGACCAAATACAGGGTTTTTTATTTGGCAAGCCGATGAATTCCGTGGATGCAACACTATTCTGTGTTAATGAAGGGGTAAGCCAATGAACTTTGAAAGCCAAATCTCAAATTTTTATGAAAAAATGGTGGCTGACGATTTAAAAAAACGCAGCGACAAAGATCCGATCGACGATGAAATGATGGTCGACATTGCCTGCGTCGCTCTCAATCAGTTGCCGTCGCGCTATTATCGCTACTCGGTTGATATGGCTTTTTATCTAGAAACACAAGAATACCAAAAGATGCAGGCCGCGGTGATTAAGGCGGTTGATTTCGCGATTAAGTTTGTCGAAACACATAAAACCAATCGCGCAGAATAGCCATTAACGCAATGTTCTTTATTCACGTTATAAGCTGTTGGTGTCATAGAGCATAGGCGTTACAGATTTTTGGCGTTAAATTGAAGCCAGACTGAATCTGCTTACAGGCTTGCAGTTGTACTCCTGTTCAACGCTTGCTCGGCCTTTATCGGCTAATCCAGCTAACAGCATAAACACAGCTAACATCACATAAGAATAGAAATGACGAACCGAATCAGAATTGCCACTCGCAAAAGTCCTCTCGCCATCTGGCAAGCCGAATATGTAAAAACAGAGCTACTAAAACACCATTCAGATTTGCAGGTGGAATTTGTCGCGCTCAGCACACGAGGCGACAAAATTTTAGATGTGGCGCTATCCAAAGTTGGCGGTAAGGGTTTATTTGTAAAAGAATTAGAAGTTGCAATGACTGACGATGCGGCAGATATCGCCGTACACTCAATGAAAGATGTTCCAATGCAGTTACCGCAAGGATTTGAGCTGCCGATCATCTGTGAGCGAGAGGACCCATCCGATGCTCTAGTCAGTCATCACTTCAATAGCATTGAAGCTTTGCCTCAAGGTGCCGTTGTCGGTACCTCCAGTCTAAGACGTCAAGCCCAGCTGTTGGCCATTCGCCCAGATTTGACCATAAAGGTATTGCGCGGCAATGTGGGCACTCGCTTACAGCGATTAGACGATGGTGAGTACGACGCCATTCTGCTGGCAGCGGCTGGCCTTAAGCGTTTAGGCTTAGAAGCGCGAATTGCTCAACGGCTCAACAAAGATGATTTGCTGCCTGCTTGTGGTCAAGGTGCTGTTGGCATCGAAACTCGGCAAGGGGATGAGCGAATTATCCAACTGTTAAAGCCGCTTTATCATCGCGAGACTGCGTTACGGGTTAGCGCTGAACGGGCTATGAATCGAGCTTTAGATGGCGGCTGTCAGGTACCGATTGCCGGCTTTGCATTATTGAGCGATGACCAGCTATCGCTTGAGGGCCGAGTTGGCTCTGTCGATGGTCGTCAACTACTTAAAGTGGCGGAGCAAATCACTCTAGTTGGCAGTGATGATGAACAGCTTGCTCAGGCCGAGCAGCTGGGTTTAAGCGTTGCAAATAAATTACGCAGTCAGGGCGCTGACGCGCTATTAGCTGAGCTCGTTTAATGCGAATATTAATCCCCAAAGCGCAGAGCGAACAGCGCAGATGGCAAGCACTATTAGATGGACAGTCTGTCGAGCCGGTGTTTTGCGATCCATGGCAGATTGATCTATTGCCGCAAACAGCAGAAACAAAAACGGCATGGTTAAACTTGGATCTGAATGCAGTAGTTTTTTGTGTCAGTCCAACGGCAGCGAAAGTATTAGTTGATGCATTAGATGAGTATTGGCCAATGCCGCCAGAAGGGGTGCGTTGGCTTTGTAATGGTCCACGAACGGCGCGAGTATTAAGCGAGTACGGCTTGCCAGCAGAATACCCAAGCAGTGGCCATACCTCTGAAGATGTTTATAAAATGGTTCAAGGCTCGTTGACGTCGTCGCAGCGCTATCTAATTATTTGTGGTGAAGGTGGTCGCGATTGGATGCGACAAACTCTGCAGCAGCAGGGTGTTCAGGTAGGCGTTATTCGCTGCTATCAGCGGGCAGTTAATACGCAGGTGTTAGCACAGATGACCGAGCTGATTACAACGTGCCAA
Coding sequences within:
- the aroK gene encoding shikimate kinase AroK, which gives rise to MKLKQHIVLIGPMGAGKSTIGRFLSEQMSCQFTDIDKVIEQQAGASIPWIFEIEGEQKFRERETTALRHVIADQPSVIATGGGCVMSAENQHILNSQAVTIYLVTSIEQQLERTAKDKNRPLLQTDDPKKVLEELANKRNPVYESLADISVTTNSKPPKVVAQEILTRLQSRYDENPSR
- the aroB gene encoding 3-dehydroquinate synthase, translated to MKTLHVDLAERSYPIYIGECLSHESLILETLSHQEIVIVTNETVAPLYLDVIKRPLVNAGKKVAQVILPDGEKYKTLDTVNKIFDVLLAENFSRHVALVALGGGVIGDMTGFAAAAYQRGVDFVQIPTTLLSQVDSSVGGKTGVNHPLGKNMIGAFKQPLAVLIDPSTLKTLPEKEFSAGFAEVIKHGVIQSAEYFEFLEQNLSTIFNLDLTVLAEVIAGSCEIKRKVIEQDETEQNIRAILNLGHTFGHAIETTMGYGNWLHGQAVAAGVIMAADLSARLGRIDSALVQRIVALTQASGLPVNCPSEMTPDSFLAAMYRDKKVQSGTLRLVLINSLGSAEVTDQFDSALLGETLEHFCQQAKAS
- a CDS encoding pilus assembly protein PilP produces the protein MNSYVAALLLRRLMLAGLLLLLVACHKPAELTDLKAFVEQTQRAAQPMPSKLEHDRNQQPFAAVLSDRVAVAYRADQYRSPFAEQGFVAISSFTPEGSAIEAESALRQVDITHQNHMAGFTLDQLVLVGTLSGLADDDYWVLIQDPNGEVHRLGVADYIGAESAKIDTIGRSKIELLVQVVANDGKIIEQTKVMRLNSQNARLE
- a CDS encoding SPOR domain-containing protein, which codes for MDLTEQSDRMQQHYNLRHDPFGPLVDALVFSGAGGRYDVAETVRHLLSYSPQEILLYGASGSGKRTLAQNVLRKLDDDWRVAWVDGIDTETVHALVKEIIGQLGLGLRGDQDPEALLPQIAQQASARAQSDEMFVIVVQFADHLSAEVTQALLELRDLCADSEFRIRQLWLAESLTSFPDGVNEDDFYIYELAPLDDDDAAQYLKDRLVAAGGVDTFPFTNKDVARLNQMSAGLPAALNDIARDFLIGTTFKASEKKRSFPITHIIAGVAALCLVVIAVLYNASISGLDAESEQVELADQGEVVGLSTIEEKLANAVANVESKQSPTEAEPADQMQEDDAQSTVAEDSGTVAPSVSVPEVSAATDSVAATNNASEAQAEVSQRLVDVATDSEYTLQLIGVRNAEQLNTIKEGLANSERYDIVATRYKGEPWYILIHGRYPSTTAAKADIATLPEPFRSSQPWARSFRSIRADLL
- the pilQ gene encoding type IV pilus secretin PilQ, producing the protein MKYGVIFLICWLAATVQSANLIELEVKPLTTDHTQIVLHFDAAAPKPVGYSIQQPARISLDFMGAASQLDSKYIQLGLGNTRTATVLDTGDRIRVVFGLAKLVPYVWRVNGNELSVYIGEGVESMVFNGEPASSPQSSASPVPAVSYRQVGSPVGADAATPEQPAYRLTNVDFDKTDEGAGQLALQFSAANASIAVYEQQGDIVVRAENTQVDNELLRNLDVSGFATAVSSIRLFNQGNDAYIHITPEGLHDYLAYQKQDQLVIEVTTLSEEQSKDAYLYSGEKISLNFQDIGTRDALQILANYVGFNLVVSDSVDGSMTLRLDDVPWDHALDLVLKSNGLTSRLSGNILQVATTAEFSAQDALELLAKEQEIELAVLQTEYIQINYAKAEDIAEILIEGSSQETTVSDGALTTATSISIANGFLSSRGNVVVDERTNTLVITDTQTNLQGIRQAIAVFDVPIRQVLIEARIVLARTSVDEGLGVRWGGQAYQNIGSGNIHASGSLAQNELAVNNNGGSLSFDDMLAVNLPVDNNTGSFAIGYTQGVFDLELEISALESTGMVDVVSQPKVITQDGQQARIFSGQNVPILGELVEAGLKLEVTPQITPDDRVVLNLIVNQDSVSTTTGTGLTAIDTNSLSTQVQVKSGETLVLGGVYRLATSYTEDKTPVLGDLPMIGWMFRRETTSDDKSELLVFITPTLIEEGAVVQ